In the Euphorbia lathyris chromosome 5, ddEupLath1.1, whole genome shotgun sequence genome, one interval contains:
- the LOC136229095 gene encoding mitogen-activated protein kinase kinase kinase 3, with the protein MPAWWGKKSSKNKDDKHQLHNSPTAKNDLNKKTTTKTFDDFVLARNSPRVSKDFACASSGFSGFDSDSAEKRGLPLPTPSGSASDHGIGGVGFGSGSASGSVSSVSSSGSSAEDHPIANDHITNLFGGYRGNGEVRFNTGSRSPGPRSRSPGPGSRSPGPGSRSPGPASRGASRPTSPLHPLLGGMSLESPTGRLEDGKNQCHPLPLPPSSPSSPSSLPGIRTPVVAENIPMSKWKKGKLLGRGTFGHVFLGFNSESGQMCAIKEVRVVSDDQTSKECLKQLNQEINLLSQLQHSNIVRYYGSELSDETLSVYLEFVSGGSIHKLLQEYGAFKEPVIQSYTRQILSGLAYLHGRNTVHRDIKGANILVDPNGEIKLADFGMAKHITNCSSMLSFKGSPYWMAPEVVMNTNGYSLAVDIWSLGCTILEMATSKPPWSQYEGVAAIFKIGNSKDMPDIPDYLSCDAKSFIKLCLQRDPLARPTASQLLDHPFVRDQTTRVANNNITRDAFPYSFDGSRTPPLLDLHSNRTCDGDYAMKKVVTNTRGLKNARDDGRMITSLPVSPCSSPLRNYGPAHKSCFLSPPPHPSYGMVGQNGYNLSDYPLLYSTRANTVFTHDPPPGQASRTRQI; encoded by the exons ATGCCTGCTTGGTGGGGGAAAAAATCCTCTAAGAATAAAGATGATAAGCATCAGCTACACAACTCTCCTACTGCCAAAAATGATCTTAACAAGAAGACTACCACCAAGACTTTCGATGACTTCGTTTTAGCTCGGAATTCTCCACGCGTCAGCAAGGATTTTGCTTGTGCCTCTTCTGGTTTTTCGGGTTTTGATTCCGATTCGGCTGAAAAGAGAGGGCTTCCACTTCCTACGCCTTCTGGTTCTGCCAGTGATCATGGGATCGGGGGGGTTGGCTTCGGATCTGGCTCAGCTTCTGGTTCTGTCTCCAGTGTTAGCTCTTCTGGCTCATCCGCTGAAGATCATCCGATTGCCAATGATCATATCACTAATCTTTTTGGTGGTTACAG AGGAAATGGTGAGGTAAGGTTCAATACAGGTTCAAGAAGCCCTGGACCAAGGTCAAGAAGTCCAGGACCAGGTTCCAGAAGCCCTGGTCCTGGATCTAGAAGTCCTGGTCCTGCATCAAGGGGGGCCAGCAGGCCAACATCACCCCTTCATCCACTGTTGGGAGGTATGAGTTTGGAGTCTCCAACGGGAAGGCTGGAAGATGGGAAGAACCAATGTCATCCTTTGCCTCTTCCCCCAAGTTCTCCTAGCAGCCCTTCTTCCTTGCCTGGCATACGAACTCCTGTAGTAGCTGAAAACATACCAATGTCAAAATGGAAGAAAGGGAAGCTCCTGGGAAGGGGAACTTTCGGACATGTTTTTCTTGGATTTAACAG TGAGAGCGGCCAGATGTGTGCCATAAAAGAGGTCCGAGTTGTTTCTGATGATCAGACATCAAAAGAATGTCTTAAGCAACTGAACCAG GAAATAAATTTGCTTAGTCAGCTTCAACATTCAAACATTGTTCGATATTATGGAAGCGAACTA AGTGATGAAACACTTTCAGTTTATTTAGAGTTTGTATCTGGTGGCTCAATTCATAAATTACTCCAAGAATATGGCGCCTTTAAGGAACCAGTTATCCAAAGTTATACTAGGCAGATTCTTTCTGGGCTTGCTTATTTACATGGAAGAAATACTGTACACAG AGACATCAAAGGAGCAAACATATTAGTGGACCCTAATGGTGAAATCAAGTTGGCTGACTTTGGCATGGCTAAACAT ATCACAAATTGTTCTTCAATGCTTTCATTCAAGGGAAGTCCTTACTGGATGGCACCTGAG GTTGTAATGAATACAAATGGCTACAGTCTTGCAGTCGATATATGGAGCTTGGGATGTACAATTCTTGAAATGGCAACATCAAAGCCACCATGGAGCCAGTATGAAGGG GTGGCTGCAATATTTAAAATTGGAAACAGTAAAGATATGCCTGATATACCTGATTACCTGTCATGTGATGCTAAAAGTTTTATAAAGCTCTGCTTGCAGCGGGATCCATTAGCCCGCCCTACAGCTTCACAATTGTTGGACCACCCTTTCGTTAGGGATCAAACAACCAGAGTTGCTAACAACAACATTACTAGGGATGCCTTCCCATACTCATTTGATGGAAGTCGTACTCCG CCTTTGTTAGATCTCCATTCAAACAGGACATGTGATGGAGACTATGCAATGAAGAAAGTGGTTACTAATACAAGAGGATTGAAAAACGCTAG GGATGACGGAAGAATGATAACATCTTTACCAGTATCCCCGTGTTCTAGCCCATTGCGGAATTATGGACCAGCACATAAAAGTTGTTTCCTGTCTCCTCCTCCTCACCCATCATATGGGATGGTAGGACAAAACGGTTACAACTTGAGTGATTACCCATTATTATATTCAACAAGAGCAAATACAGTGTTTACTCATGATCCTCCTCCAGGGCAAGCATCAAGAACAAGGCAGATTTGA
- the LOC136229322 gene encoding NAD(P)H-quinone oxidoreductase subunit O, chloroplastic — translation MAVFCGSMLKGSYPSSSSSSWLAPCLTTSRKTHVRLGLGLVRAVQSGEAEKAKATAPKPTKKPVYSMKKGQIVRVEKEKYLNSVNYLSVGHPPYYKGLDYIYEDRGEVLDLRIFETGEHALVAWVGVPTAPAWLPTDMLIKSDKLDYERL, via the exons ATGGCTGTATTTTGTGGTAGTATGCTAAAAGGCTCATacccatcatcatcatcatcatcatggcTTGCTCCATGCTTGACAACTTCAAGAAAAACACATGTTCGGTTGGGGTTGGGGTTAGTGAGAGCCGTACAATCTGGTGAAGCAGAGAAAGCAAAAGCCACTGCTCCGAAGCCAACAAAGAAACCTGTTTATTCAA TGAAGAAAGGTCAGATAGTGAGGGTGGAGAAAGAGAAATACCTGAACAGCGTAAAT TATTTATCAGTTGGGCATCCACCTTATTATAAAGGGTTGGACTACATTTATGAAGACCGTGGTGAGGTCTTGGATTTGCGAATATTTGAGACTGGAGAGCATGCTCTT GTTGCATGGGTTGGTGTCCCGACTGCACCAGCTTGGCTTCCCACAGATATGCTTATCAAG TCGGATAAACTAGATTATGAGAGACTCTGA